A single Botrytis cinerea B05.10 chromosome 1, complete sequence DNA region contains:
- the Bcspt5 gene encoding Bcspt5 → MSTSNLLNNSFDESDEEDDNFNPQPADLSDNEDEGHNTTSAQRQNESSRHQVGDEDGSDDEAAPSNGRKHGSGGADDDDDDEDDEGEGEDIGGGANDDDDEEEEEEDDEEEITGHRRKRRRDRRNVFLDVEAEVDEDEDENEDDEDELNEMNHTFIADTHPDDMADLPDGGETDDRRHRDLDRRREMEASLDAEKQAEILRQRYANKGRSSRGTGDSAVVPKRLLLPSVDDPSIWAVRCKEGKEREAVFSIMKRIEERAGTKEELAITCAFERGGTQSTMKGFIYVEAQRQADILTAMDGLMNVYPRTKMMLVEIKEMPDLLRVTKSPTVEVGAYVRLRRPVKYAGDLAQVLEVTDTGLELRVRYVPRLDYGLHEDTSVGADGKRKRPVAGPRPPQRLFSEAEAKKRHAKHLQGRPDTKTWNYFNEEYINGYCEKEVKIQALITKDVNPTLEEVTRFASGAEDGTENLDLNALAASLKASTANASYLPGDVIEVYEGEQKGVVGKAVSVTGDIVTMAVSEGALRGQTIEIPIKGLRKRFREGDHVKVIGGSRFRDEVGMVVKIIEDRVTLLSDQNNNEITVFSKDLREASDSGGSGALGKYELWDLVQLDPSTVACIIKVDRESLVVLDQNGSNRTVIPSQISNKLEKRRNAVATDRNGAEIKMEDTVKEFGGEARSGRILHIHRAYLFLKSSELSENAGIFVARTTSVQSVSAKGGRITENASSPDLNSMNPAMKLNPKNNGQMLPPKSFGRDKSIGQTVTIRKGPYKGLLGIVKDTTDTNARVELHTKSKVISVPKDCLGFKDKISGASVDPNGFRGGPGGGRGGGAPRGRGGFGGATPGPGWDSGAGGRTPMPGGLPERTPAWGRTPHGGAQGGRTPAWKSGSTDGGRTPGWSNDGSRTVYAANDGSRTAYGGGNRTPAWSSGAKTPAYGLSDNYGSKTPAYGGSGNSGDAWGSKTPAYQPNNANDNWNSGQSNNNNWGTAYDAPTPGGPLSAPTPAAMNAPTPGGYSAPTPAAMNAPTPGAYSAPTPAPGYWGAPTPQAMDAPTPGPGYYAGAPTPGAYAADTPAGNWQDDGPRYVD, encoded by the exons ATGTCTACCTcgaatttattgaataactCCTTTGATGAAAGCGACGAAGAGGACGACAATTTCAATCCCCAACCTGCGGATCTCTCAGACAACGAAGATGAAGGACACAACACAACCAGCGCGCAAAGACAAAATGAATCTTCGCGTCATCAAGTAGGGGACGAAGATGGCTCCGATGATGAAGCAGCCCCTTCGAATGGCAGAAAACACGGTTCGGGCGGTGctgacgacgatgatgatgacgaagatgatgaaggcgAGGGAGAAGACATTGGTGGAGGTGctaatgatgatgacgatgaggaagaggaagaagaggatgatgaagaagaaatcacG GGACACCGCCGCAAGCGCCGCAGAGACCGTCGCAATGTTTTCCTCGATGTCGAAGCTGAAGTAGATGAAGAcgaggatgagaatgaggatgacgaagatgaattGAACGAAATGAATCACACTTTCATTGCAGACACACACCCAGATGACATGGCAGACCTTCCAGATGGTGGTGAGACAGATGACAGGCGTCACCGAGATTTGGACAGGAGACGCGAAATGGAGGCGAGTCTCGATGCGGAAAAGCAAGCAGAAATTTTACGACAACGATATGCGAACAAGGGTCGATCATCGAGAGGCACCGGAGACTCAGCGGTCGTTCCAAAACGTCTCTTACTTCCTAGTGTCGACGATCCTAGTATTTGGGCCGTACGATgtaaagaaggaaaggaaagagaggcTGTTTTCTCTATAATGAAGCGCATAGAAGAGAGAGCTGGCACTAAAGAGGAGCTTGCGATCACTTGCGCTTTTGAGCGTGGTGGAACGCAATCTACAATGAAGGGTTTCATTTATGTCGAAGCCCAGCGACAAGCCGACATTTTGACTGCTATGGATGGTCTCATGAATGTCTACCCTCGAACTAAAATGATGCTGGTTGAGATCAAGGAAATGCCCGACCTTCTCAGAGTTACGAAAAGTCCAACTGTAGAGGTTGGAGCCTATGTACGACTTAGGCGCCCAGTAAAATATGCGGGTGATCTTGCGCAAGTGCTGGAAGTTACTGATACTGGTCTCGAACTCCGTGTCAGATATGTTCCTCGTCTCGACTATGGTCTTCATGAGGATACTAGTGTAGGAGCGGACGGAAAAAGAAAGCGCCCAGTAGCCGGACCACGCCCGCCCCAACGACTCTTCAGTGAAGCCGAAGCTAAGAAACGACATGCGAAACATCTACAAGGTCGACCGGACACGAAAACATGGAATTACTTcaatgaagaatatattaatggATATTGCGAGAAGGAAGTTAAAATCCAGGCGCTTATCACTAAGGATGTCAATCCAACCCTTGAGGAAGTCACAAGATTTGCTTCTGGTGCTGAAGATGGTACCGAAAATTTGGATTTAAATGCTCTCGCTGCAAGCTTGAAAGCAAGCACAGCCAATGCCTCTTATCTACCCGGAGACGTCATTGAAGTTTACGAGGGGGAACAAAAGGGCGTCGTTGGTAAAGCAGTTTCTGTCACTGGTGATATTGTCACAATGGCTGTATCCGAAGGAGCATTAAGGGGACAAACCATTGAAATTCCTATCAAGGGTTTACGCAAACGTTTCCGTGAGGGTGATCACGTCAAAGTGATTGGCGGCAGTAGGTTCAGAGATGAAGTTGGTATGGTCGTCAAGATCATTGAGGATCGTGTCACTTTGCTGAGtgatcaaaataataatgaaatcacTGTTTTCAGCAAAGATCTTCGGGAAGCCAGCGATTCTGGTGGGAGCGGTGCGTTAGGAAAGTACGAGCTTTGGGATTTAGTCCAACTAGACCCATCTACTGTTGCTTGTATCATCAAAGTTGACCGCGAATCACTTGTTGTTCTTGACCAGAATGGATCTAACAGAACAGTTATTCCATCTCAGATTTCCAATAAGCTTGAAAAGCGAAGGAATGCAGTGGCGACAGATCGTAATGGTGCTGAGATCAAGATGGAGGATACCGTGAAAGAATTTGGGGGAGAGGCTAGGTCTGGAAGAATTCTACACATTCATCGAGCCTATCTCTTCTTGAAGAGTTCCGAATTGAGCGAGAATGCTGGTATATTTGTGGCACGAACTACTAGCGTACAAAGTGTCTCTGCCAAGGGAGGACGCATCACTGAAAATGCATCTTCGCCAGATCTTAACTCGATGAACCCAGCAATGAAGCTTAACCCCAAGAACAACGGCCAAATGCTTCCGCCTAAATCATTTGGTCGTGATAAATCTATCGGACAGACTGTGACAATCCGCAAAGGCCCATACAAGGGTTTACTGGGTATTGTCAAAGATACCACAGACACCAATGCAAGAGTAGAATTACACACAAAGAGCAAGGTAATCAGTGTGCCAAAAGACTGTCTTGGATTCAAGGACAAGATAAGTGGAGCATCGGTAGATCCAAATGGTTTCAGAGGTGGCCCTGGTGGTGGtagaggaggaggagctCCAAGAGGTCgtggtggatttggaggtGCAACTCCTGGGCCAGGTTGGGACTCTGGTGCTGGTGGACGAACACCAATGCCGGGTGGTCTTCCTGAGCGCACTCCAGCTTGGGGAAGAA CTCCTCATGGTGGTGCCCAAGGTGGACGAACGCCTGCCTGGAAGTCTGGTTCTACTGATGGCGGCCGAACACCTGGTTGGTCGAACGACGGATCTCGAACTGTTTATGCAGCAAATGATGGTAGCCGGACAGCCTATGGAGGTGGCAATAGAACTCCTGCTTGGTCATCTGGTGCTAAAACCCCAGCTTATGGCTTATCAGATAACTATGGATCCAAAACTCCCGCGTATGGCGGTAGTGGTAATAGTGGAGATGCATGGGGTTCGAAGACTCCAGCCTATCAACCAAATAATGCAAACGACAACTGGAACTCTGGCCAATCCAATAACAACAACTGGGGAACGGCCTACGATGCTCCAACCCCTGGTGGTCCTTTATCAGCACCTACACCAGCTGCAATGAATGCTCCAACCCCAGGTGGATATTCCGCTCCCACACCAGCTGCGATGAATGCTCCAACTCCCGGGGCTTATTCGGCGCCAACGCCGGCTCCTGGCTATTGGGGTGCTCCTACACCTCAAGCTATGGATGCTCCTACACCTGGACCAGGATATTATGCAGGTGCTCCTACACCGGGTGCCTATGCTGCGGATACTCCAGCAGGTAATTGGCAGGATGATGGTCCTAGATACGTAGATTAA